A window of Chitinophaga sp. MM2321 contains these coding sequences:
- a CDS encoding FecR domain-containing protein, whose protein sequence is MIQNERYYEIAGLIGKFLRAELSSEEAAQLEAWVAESDENKKLWERLTNPLYLEEQVQYWESNKDKRIYWKRLSAKITGKQLPGRMVVHKALRYAAILLPFILICGAGWYFFSGQGQKETKALANVHILPQGKVAQLTLANGKKINLTDSLQEAITEKDGTKVRNHSSALSYVSGSGDLHTETLYNTLVTPRGGEYRIELSDGTKVWLNAASSLRYPTQFNGKERKVYLSGEAYFEVAKDAAHPFMVNADKMDITVLGTKFNVSSYPDDPIQKTALAEGSVLINGVGQSAEKSNGVILKPGYEAVITKNDRKIQVNKVNIEAALAWKNGMFIFDSESLGSLMRKLSRWYNIEVKYDDGVDTLFHFTGRIRRYEEITGILHLIELTGKVGFTFKDNELHVKK, encoded by the coding sequence ATGATACAGAACGAACGATATTATGAAATAGCCGGATTGATTGGTAAGTTTCTGAGGGCTGAATTGTCTTCAGAGGAAGCAGCGCAACTGGAAGCGTGGGTAGCAGAGAGCGATGAAAATAAAAAGCTTTGGGAGCGCCTGACAAATCCGCTTTACCTGGAAGAGCAGGTACAATACTGGGAGAGTAATAAGGATAAAAGAATATACTGGAAACGGCTATCAGCAAAGATTACCGGGAAACAACTGCCGGGGCGGATGGTCGTTCACAAGGCACTGCGGTATGCTGCTATACTCTTGCCGTTTATTTTAATTTGCGGAGCAGGATGGTATTTCTTCAGCGGGCAGGGACAGAAAGAAACAAAGGCTTTAGCCAATGTGCATATTTTGCCGCAGGGAAAAGTAGCGCAACTGACTTTGGCAAATGGCAAAAAAATCAACCTGACCGATAGTCTTCAGGAAGCCATCACGGAAAAAGATGGTACAAAAGTACGCAACCATTCAAGTGCGCTGAGTTATGTATCCGGTTCCGGGGATCTTCACACGGAAACGTTGTATAACACGCTGGTAACACCCCGTGGCGGTGAATACCGGATAGAGTTGTCGGACGGCACAAAAGTATGGCTGAATGCTGCATCATCATTACGTTATCCGACACAGTTCAACGGGAAAGAACGGAAAGTATATTTGAGTGGGGAGGCATATTTTGAAGTAGCAAAAGATGCAGCACACCCTTTTATGGTAAATGCAGACAAGATGGATATTACCGTGTTGGGAACAAAGTTTAATGTGAGCTCCTATCCGGATGATCCCATCCAGAAAACAGCTTTAGCGGAAGGATCAGTTTTAATTAATGGTGTTGGTCAGTCTGCAGAAAAAAGTAACGGGGTAATATTAAAACCAGGTTATGAAGCGGTGATCACGAAAAACGATCGTAAGATCCAGGTAAATAAGGTCAATATAGAAGCCGCATTAGCATGGAAAAACGGCATGTTTATTTTTGATAGTGAATCTTTGGGAAGCCTGATGCGGAAATTATCGCGATGGTATAATATAGAAGTGAAGTATGATGACGGCGTAGATACCTTGTTCCACTTCACCGGGCGTATCCGGCGATACGAGGAGATAACCGGTATTTTACATTTAATAGAACTAACAGGGAAAGTAGGGTTTACATTTAAAGACAATGAATTGCATGTAAAGAAATAA
- the ilvD gene encoding dihydroxy-acid dehydratase, translating into MSTMLNKYSRVLTQDETLPGAKAMYYAIGFKETDFNKAQVGIASMGWDGNPCNMHLNDLATNVRDHINQIDGLLGLRFYVTGVSDGISMGTPGMRYSLVSRDLIADSIETNAGAQYYDAIITIPGCDKNLPGSIIAMGRLNRPGIMLYGGAIAPGHYHGEDINLVSTFEAWGQKVAGNISEEDFKGIIRHACPGAGACGGMYTANTMASAIEALGMSLPYSSSNPAVSQHKKEECITIGKAIKLLLEKDIKPRDIMTRKAFENAITLIMALGGSTNAVLHLIAIAKSVQVPLTLDDFQEISNRVPLLADFKPSGKYLMEDLHKHGGVPAVMKYLLGKKMLHGDCLTVTGKTIAENLEGVPDLDFNTQKIVMPLETPLKLSGHLQILYGNLAEKGSVAKISGKEGERFVGPARVFDNEETFSKGIQAGKVRAGDVIVIRYIGPKGAPGMPEMLKPTGAIIGAGLGKTVALITDGRFSGGTHGFVVGHITPEAFEGGLIAFVEDDDQIEIDAMNNTLNLNVSDEVIEERRSKWVKPPANARNGVLFKYAQSVKSAAEGCVTDEAHDGAF; encoded by the coding sequence ATGTCAACAATGCTTAATAAATATTCGCGTGTATTAACGCAGGATGAAACGCTGCCTGGCGCAAAGGCAATGTACTACGCTATCGGGTTTAAAGAAACGGATTTTAACAAAGCACAGGTAGGTATCGCCAGCATGGGCTGGGACGGCAACCCTTGTAATATGCATCTGAACGACCTGGCCACAAATGTGCGGGATCATATTAATCAGATCGACGGTCTGCTTGGTCTGCGTTTCTATGTAACCGGCGTTAGTGACGGGATCAGCATGGGCACGCCCGGAATGCGTTATAGTTTGGTTAGCCGTGACCTTATTGCCGACAGTATTGAAACAAATGCCGGTGCGCAATATTACGATGCGATCATTACCATACCTGGTTGCGATAAAAATCTGCCGGGTTCGATCATCGCAATGGGAAGACTTAACCGCCCCGGCATTATGCTATACGGCGGCGCGATCGCTCCTGGGCACTATCATGGTGAAGATATCAATCTGGTCAGTACTTTCGAGGCCTGGGGTCAAAAGGTTGCCGGAAATATCAGTGAGGAAGATTTCAAAGGTATCATCCGTCATGCCTGTCCGGGTGCCGGCGCTTGTGGTGGTATGTATACCGCTAATACGATGGCGAGTGCCATAGAAGCTTTGGGTATGAGCCTGCCTTATTCTTCTTCTAATCCGGCCGTCAGCCAGCATAAAAAAGAAGAATGCATCACCATTGGAAAGGCCATCAAACTGCTGTTGGAGAAAGATATTAAACCCCGGGATATCATGACCCGCAAAGCTTTTGAAAATGCGATTACACTAATTATGGCACTAGGCGGCAGTACAAATGCTGTGCTGCATTTGATCGCGATAGCCAAAAGCGTTCAGGTACCACTCACCCTGGATGACTTTCAGGAGATCAGCAACCGTGTGCCGTTGCTGGCAGATTTCAAACCGAGCGGTAAATATCTTATGGAAGATTTACATAAGCATGGCGGCGTTCCAGCGGTCATGAAATATTTATTGGGCAAAAAAATGCTGCACGGTGATTGCTTAACAGTTACGGGTAAAACTATTGCTGAAAATTTGGAAGGTGTTCCTGATCTCGACTTCAATACCCAAAAGATCGTTATGCCTTTAGAAACCCCACTTAAACTTAGTGGGCATTTGCAGATATTGTATGGTAACCTGGCAGAGAAAGGCAGCGTTGCCAAGATAAGTGGTAAAGAAGGGGAGCGGTTTGTGGGACCGGCACGTGTTTTTGATAACGAAGAGACTTTCAGCAAGGGTATTCAGGCAGGCAAGGTAAGGGCCGGAGATGTGATCGTTATCCGTTATATCGGGCCAAAAGGCGCGCCAGGCATGCCGGAGATGCTGAAGCCTACCGGGGCTATTATCGGCGCAGGGCTGGGCAAGACCGTAGCGTTGATTACGGATGGCCGGTTCAGTGGCGGAACACATGGTTTCGTGGTGGGACATATCACGCCGGAAGCTTTCGAAGGCGGGTTGATCGCATTCGTGGAAGATGACGATCAGATAGAGATCGATGCAATGAATAATACGCTTAACTTAAATGTATCTGACGAGGTGATCGAAGAACGACGCAGCAAATGGGTGAAACCTCCCGCGAATGCCCGAAATGGCGTACTATTCAAGTATGCTCAATCCGTAAAAAGCGCGGCTGAAGGATGTGTGACAGATGAAGCACATGACGGCGCTTTTTAA
- the ppsA gene encoding phosphoenolpyruvate synthase codes for MKNMSASILGFHEIDKTKLAMVGGKGANLGELSRIEDIQVPGGFCVTTEVYKEIIGNSAAFNSLLDQLVMLKADDRKGISETSAKIRKLIEGIAIPEGIDHEITRHLEQLGERNAYAVRSSATAEDLPIASFAGQQDTYLNIIGKKTILRYISKCWASLFTDRAVTYRLQNGFDHRKVYLSVVIQKMIFPDVAGIMFTADPITSNRRVLSIDASFGLGEALVSGLVNADVYKVRNGLVIDKRISTKKLAIYALRDGGTKEQTIEPEQQNRQSLTDEQILQLERVGRKIEAHFGSPQDIEWCLVEDTFYIVQSRPITTLYPIPETDDHENHVYLSVGHQQMMTDPMKPLGLSFFLLTTKALMRKAGGRLFVDVTQMLALPDSRRSLLNVMGGHDPLMKDALMTIIEREDFIKALPDEKTKSGTGESNKGNALRDFQTLKDYDPAIVADFIKSSQTEIDKLKRDIRTKSGSDLFDFILQDIQQLKKRMSDPQSFGVIMTAMNASSWINEKMKEWLGEKNVADTVSQSVPNNITSEMGLALLDVADVIRPYPQVIAYLQQAKDDNFLDELAKFDGGQETRDAIYAYLNKYGMRCAGEIDITKARWSEKPTTLVPLILSNIKNFEPNAGNRKFKQGQQEALKKKQSLLNRLKPLPDGEQKARETKRMIGLVRNLSGYREYPKYDIVNRYFVYKQALLKEAEHLVAANVIHEKADIYYLSFEELHEVVRTNKLDYQIISKRKDEYQLYKKLTLPRVITSDGEIVTGKYKRENLPAEAIAGLAVSSGVIEGRARVILNMEDADLEDGDILVTSFTDPSWTPLFVSIKGLVTEVGGLMTHGAVIAREYGLPAVVGVENATKLIKDGQRIRVHGTEGYVEIL; via the coding sequence ATGAAAAATATGAGTGCCAGCATACTTGGTTTTCATGAAATCGATAAAACAAAGCTTGCCATGGTTGGGGGCAAAGGCGCCAACCTGGGGGAACTATCCAGGATTGAGGATATACAAGTACCAGGGGGCTTTTGCGTTACTACGGAAGTATATAAAGAAATCATCGGGAATAGCGCAGCGTTTAATTCATTGCTGGATCAGCTGGTCATGCTAAAAGCAGATGATAGGAAAGGGATTAGTGAAACCAGCGCAAAAATTCGGAAACTGATCGAAGGAATAGCGATTCCTGAAGGCATCGATCATGAAATTACCCGGCATCTGGAACAACTTGGTGAAAGAAATGCGTATGCCGTGCGTTCCAGCGCCACAGCAGAGGATCTTCCAATAGCCTCCTTTGCAGGGCAACAAGACACATATCTGAACATCATCGGCAAAAAAACTATCCTGAGATATATCAGCAAGTGCTGGGCATCGCTGTTTACAGACAGAGCTGTAACCTACCGTTTGCAAAATGGATTTGACCATAGAAAGGTTTATTTGTCTGTTGTTATTCAGAAAATGATTTTTCCGGATGTAGCAGGGATTATGTTTACAGCCGACCCGATTACCTCAAATAGAAGGGTTTTATCCATTGATGCCAGCTTCGGACTTGGCGAGGCATTGGTTTCCGGATTGGTGAATGCTGACGTCTATAAAGTACGTAACGGCCTGGTGATCGATAAGCGGATATCTACCAAGAAACTGGCTATTTATGCCTTAAGAGATGGCGGTACAAAAGAACAAACCATTGAGCCGGAGCAACAGAACAGGCAATCGCTGACGGATGAGCAGATTTTGCAGCTTGAGCGCGTGGGCAGAAAGATCGAAGCACATTTCGGCAGCCCCCAGGACATCGAATGGTGTTTGGTGGAGGATACATTTTATATTGTCCAGAGCCGGCCAATTACTACTTTGTACCCGATCCCTGAAACAGATGACCACGAAAATCACGTTTACCTATCTGTGGGCCATCAGCAAATGATGACGGACCCTATGAAACCATTGGGATTGTCTTTTTTCCTGTTAACAACGAAGGCACTCATGCGTAAAGCTGGAGGAAGGTTGTTTGTTGATGTTACACAAATGCTTGCCTTACCTGACAGCAGGAGAAGCTTATTAAACGTAATGGGAGGCCACGATCCGCTCATGAAAGACGCGCTCATGACGATCATAGAACGGGAAGATTTTATAAAAGCCTTACCAGATGAAAAAACAAAATCGGGCACAGGTGAAAGTAATAAAGGCAACGCACTTCGGGATTTTCAAACACTAAAAGACTACGACCCAGCAATTGTCGCTGATTTCATAAAGAGTAGTCAAACAGAGATAGACAAGTTAAAACGAGATATCCGGACAAAATCCGGATCGGATCTATTCGATTTTATTTTACAGGATATCCAGCAATTAAAGAAGCGCATGTCAGACCCTCAAAGTTTTGGTGTGATTATGACAGCCATGAACGCTTCGTCATGGATCAATGAAAAAATGAAGGAGTGGTTAGGTGAGAAAAATGTAGCGGACACGGTTTCTCAATCTGTGCCAAACAATATAACTTCGGAAATGGGCCTGGCGCTATTGGATGTCGCAGATGTAATCCGCCCTTATCCGCAGGTGATTGCGTATTTACAACAGGCAAAAGACGATAACTTTCTGGACGAACTGGCTAAGTTTGATGGCGGACAGGAAACCAGGGACGCTATCTATGCTTATCTCAACAAATACGGAATGCGATGTGCCGGTGAGATCGATATTACAAAAGCCCGTTGGAGCGAAAAACCAACTACACTTGTTCCCCTGATTCTCAGTAATATTAAAAACTTTGAGCCTAATGCCGGCAACCGGAAATTTAAACAGGGACAACAGGAAGCCTTGAAAAAAAAACAATCGTTATTAAACCGGTTGAAACCATTACCGGATGGTGAACAAAAAGCCAGGGAGACAAAACGAATGATCGGGCTGGTCCGCAATTTGAGCGGTTACCGTGAATATCCAAAATATGACATCGTTAATCGCTACTTCGTTTATAAGCAGGCGTTACTGAAAGAAGCCGAACATCTTGTAGCGGCCAACGTTATTCATGAAAAAGCAGATATATACTATCTGAGTTTCGAAGAACTTCACGAAGTTGTACGCACAAATAAACTGGATTACCAGATCATCAGCAAACGAAAAGACGAATACCAATTATATAAAAAGCTAACGCTCCCGCGTGTTATCACGTCTGACGGTGAAATTGTTACAGGTAAGTACAAACGCGAAAATCTCCCTGCCGAAGCTATTGCAGGTCTGGCTGTTTCTTCCGGCGTTATAGAGGGACGGGCACGTGTTATCTTAAACATGGAAGATGCTGATCTGGAAGATGGAGATATATTAGTCACCTCCTTTACTGACCCTAGCTGGACACCATTGTTTGTATCCATAAAAGGCCTCGTCACCGAAGTGGGTGGACTGATGACCCATGGAGCAGTTATCGCACGCGAATATGGCTTGCCGGCAGTTGTCGGAGTAGAAAATGCTACCAAATTAATAAAAGATGGGCAGCGAATCCGCGTGCATGGAACAGAAGGGTATGTAGAAATCCTATAA
- a CDS encoding glycosyl hydrolase family 28 protein — protein sequence MLRKILFAIGLSFVVLTLHAQTFNILDYGAKNDTNILSTNAFNKAIDACNKMGGGRVIVPAGIYKSGTIYLKSNVDLHFEQGATLYASVDSKDFPGPVKTFYNSYQDLYGWFSLIFAEGASNISITGFGIIDGNGNRQHRDAKTFPKGVRDGRPRNLLFISCKNVTVEGVSLTHAGFWNQHYYDCEDVMVNNIKVFNHGSKNNDGLDIDGCRRFVLSNSIIDSDDDGVVIKSSGTGASEDITVTNCIVSSFANAIKCGTESTGGFQNINISNCVIKPSRSTSKPAFKTPRHGITGISLEMVDGGIMNGVSINNMLIQGTDCALYVRLGTRNRKHAPDAPDPANGQMRNVQLSNILAYNTGNYSSSITGVPDARIENIYLSNIRIFNQGDLKPGEYIPDMEKVKESENGYPQPTVWGNLPCYGLFVRHVKDIDIINCTLKSEQPDPRPAVIAVDVDNLVVDRLQTDKTNSRKVLIMKEVKKSKVN from the coding sequence ATGCTCAGAAAGATTTTATTTGCCATAGGGTTATCCTTTGTGGTGCTTACGCTTCATGCGCAAACGTTTAATATCCTGGATTACGGCGCAAAAAATGATACCAATATATTAAGCACAAATGCTTTTAACAAGGCAATTGACGCTTGTAATAAAATGGGAGGAGGAAGGGTTATTGTCCCCGCTGGTATCTATAAATCAGGGACTATCTATTTGAAAAGCAATGTTGACCTCCATTTTGAACAGGGGGCTACTTTGTATGCGAGTGTGGACAGCAAAGATTTTCCTGGTCCGGTAAAAACATTTTACAACTCATACCAGGATCTATACGGATGGTTCTCTCTGATCTTCGCAGAGGGAGCCAGTAATATATCCATTACGGGTTTCGGCATTATTGATGGAAATGGCAACCGTCAACATCGTGATGCTAAAACATTTCCCAAGGGAGTCAGGGATGGAAGACCACGAAACCTTCTTTTTATTTCCTGCAAAAACGTGACCGTTGAGGGTGTATCGCTCACCCATGCAGGGTTCTGGAACCAGCATTATTACGATTGTGAGGATGTCATGGTAAATAATATCAAGGTATTTAATCACGGGAGCAAAAACAATGATGGTCTTGATATTGATGGTTGCAGGAGATTTGTACTCAGTAACAGTATTATAGACTCCGATGATGACGGGGTCGTGATAAAAAGCAGCGGTACCGGTGCCAGTGAGGACATTACTGTTACCAACTGTATCGTCAGCAGCTTCGCCAATGCCATCAAATGCGGTACGGAATCAACCGGTGGATTTCAAAATATCAATATTTCCAATTGTGTGATTAAACCCTCCAGGTCCACTTCAAAGCCGGCATTCAAAACTCCCCGGCATGGCATCACAGGCATCTCGCTGGAAATGGTGGACGGTGGCATCATGAATGGCGTTAGTATAAATAATATGTTGATCCAGGGAACCGATTGCGCACTCTATGTAAGATTAGGAACCAGGAACCGCAAACATGCTCCTGACGCGCCAGATCCGGCTAATGGCCAAATGAGGAATGTACAGCTATCAAATATCCTTGCCTATAATACCGGCAATTATTCTTCGTCTATAACAGGCGTTCCGGATGCCAGGATTGAAAATATTTATTTAAGCAATATCAGGATATTTAATCAGGGGGATTTGAAGCCAGGGGAGTATATTCCAGACATGGAGAAAGTAAAAGAATCTGAAAATGGTTATCCTCAGCCCACGGTATGGGGTAACTTACCTTGTTACGGATTATTTGTCAGGCATGTTAAAGATATTGATATCATTAACTGTACACTGAAAAGTGAACAACCGGATCCAAGACCGGCCGTTATTGCGGTTGATGTTGACAATTTGGTAGTGGACAGATTACAGACTGATAAGACAAATTCCAGGAAAGTGCTGATCATGAAAGAGGTGAAGAAAAGCAAGGTGAATTGA
- a CDS encoding Crp/Fnr family transcriptional regulator has product MITMLADLIQKKTGLNEEELAVVLSCFKPFTATKNKLLLEENAVADRLYFINKGCLRLYYSNEDHSISTRFMAFEHTFLTSIVSFISREPSPEYIQAVETSELLVISHYDFFHLRETIPAWDKMYIYILEYGLTVITSKLSSLLTQNATERYRSLLKNNPELIQRLSNANLAAYLNISPETLSRLKSHI; this is encoded by the coding sequence ATGATAACAATGCTTGCAGACCTGATACAAAAGAAAACGGGACTCAACGAAGAGGAGCTCGCCGTTGTACTTTCCTGTTTCAAACCGTTTACAGCTACAAAGAATAAGTTGTTACTGGAGGAAAATGCAGTAGCTGATCGATTATACTTCATCAATAAAGGTTGCCTTCGGCTATACTACAGTAACGAGGATCATAGCATATCGACCAGGTTCATGGCATTTGAGCATACTTTCTTAACGTCAATTGTCAGTTTTATTTCGAGAGAGCCTTCACCTGAGTATATACAAGCAGTAGAAACTTCGGAATTACTGGTTATCTCTCATTATGATTTTTTTCATCTAAGGGAGACGATACCGGCATGGGATAAAATGTATATCTATATTCTTGAATATGGATTAACGGTCATCACATCCAAACTCAGCAGCCTGCTAACGCAGAATGCCACCGAACGATACCGCAGCCTGCTTAAAAATAACCCTGAACTCATACAAAGATTATCTAACGCAAATCTCGCAGCCTATCTGAATATTTCACCTGAAACGCTTAGCAGGCTGAAATCCCACATATAG
- a CDS encoding MarR family transcriptional regulator has translation MDAEVIKRIRKLNQQYAYTSIQMHEAIARKAGLSGTDHKYLGFLMQKGQMTAGELSNLTGLTTGAVTGLIDRFEKKKLVKRKFAEDDRRKVIIEPNTKNIMALLVPLYKEFRNKSEELIASFSNKEIKIIETYFLKATEIMNETINKLSNK, from the coding sequence ATGGATGCTGAAGTAATCAAACGAATTAGAAAACTGAACCAACAATATGCATACACTTCTATTCAGATGCACGAAGCCATTGCCCGAAAAGCTGGACTTTCTGGAACTGACCATAAATATTTAGGGTTTTTAATGCAAAAAGGGCAAATGACTGCAGGGGAGCTTTCAAACTTAACAGGCCTGACCACAGGTGCTGTTACAGGTTTAATAGACAGATTTGAAAAGAAGAAGCTGGTAAAAAGAAAATTTGCTGAAGACGACAGACGGAAGGTTATCATTGAACCAAACACTAAAAATATAATGGCACTTTTGGTACCTCTTTATAAAGAATTCCGTAACAAGTCAGAAGAACTTATTGCTTCATTTTCAAACAAGGAAATCAAAATCATTGAAACCTACTTTTTGAAAGCGACCGAAATAATGAATGAAACAATAAATAAACTCAGTAACAAATAA
- a CDS encoding EcsC family protein produces MKVELETWQHKMQARSSLVDRLSKSVQSRINRIIPQKVHDAITVTIKQMVRGVLFGAIYTVPKGADFASLYDLEEAVLRRVDYYRKAAAAEGGITGAGGILLGLADFPILLGMKLKLLFDIATFYGFDVKDYKERLYILYIFQLAFSSQEHRRNVFENMVDWKEKSNQLPDDIHGFDWQSFQIEYRDHIDLVKIGQLLPVVGAVVGVVANYRLITKLGVTAMNAYRMRILD; encoded by the coding sequence ATGAAAGTAGAATTAGAGACCTGGCAACATAAAATGCAGGCCCGGTCTTCCCTGGTGGACCGGCTGTCTAAATCGGTGCAATCCCGCATTAACCGTATTATTCCGCAGAAGGTACATGATGCCATCACAGTTACTATCAAACAAATGGTACGGGGGGTGCTGTTCGGCGCTATATACACCGTGCCCAAGGGTGCTGATTTCGCTTCGTTGTATGATCTGGAAGAAGCTGTGCTTCGCCGGGTAGATTATTACAGGAAGGCTGCTGCTGCCGAGGGTGGTATTACCGGCGCCGGAGGCATCTTGCTGGGCCTTGCTGATTTTCCGATACTGCTTGGCATGAAACTGAAACTGCTTTTTGATATCGCCACCTTTTATGGTTTTGATGTAAAAGATTATAAAGAGAGATTATACATTCTCTACATTTTCCAGTTGGCCTTCAGCAGCCAGGAACATCGCCGAAATGTGTTTGAGAATATGGTGGACTGGAAAGAAAAAAGTAACCAGTTACCGGATGACATTCACGGTTTCGATTGGCAAAGTTTCCAGATTGAGTACCGCGATCATATAGACCTGGTTAAGATCGGCCAGTTGCTCCCTGTAGTAGGTGCAGTTGTAGGCGTAGTGGCGAATTACCGGCTGATCACGAAGCTCGGCGTCACGGCCATGAATGCGTATAGGATGCGGATTTTGGATTGA
- a CDS encoding class I SAM-dependent methyltransferase, whose protein sequence is MINEPEEPEFWESAFTEKQEMWGFEPAKSAVLTKDLFVQKSVCHVLIPGIGYGRNAKIFKDSGITVTGIEISKTAIEIARKHYGTDMPIHHGSVTDMPFDNNRYDGIFCYALIHLLDSSEREKLIRDCYNQLSENGYMVFTVISKEAHTYGQGKFISEDRYEMFGGVKMFFYDRESIHAAFDQAGLFEITEVTENYPFFLIKCRKGG, encoded by the coding sequence ATGATCAACGAACCCGAAGAACCAGAATTCTGGGAATCAGCTTTTACTGAAAAACAGGAGATGTGGGGCTTCGAACCAGCAAAGTCCGCCGTATTGACGAAGGATCTTTTTGTCCAAAAGTCCGTGTGCCATGTCCTTATTCCTGGAATTGGCTACGGACGGAATGCAAAAATCTTCAAAGATAGCGGGATAACCGTAACGGGGATTGAAATATCGAAAACTGCTATTGAAATAGCCAGAAAGCACTATGGTACTGATATGCCCATTCATCATGGCTCTGTAACGGATATGCCATTTGACAACAACCGATATGACGGGATATTTTGCTATGCACTAATACACCTCCTGGACAGTAGTGAAAGGGAAAAACTAATCCGTGATTGCTACAATCAACTGTCTGAGAATGGCTATATGGTATTTACCGTTATTTCAAAGGAGGCTCACACCTATGGTCAAGGCAAATTTATAAGCGAAGACCGCTATGAAATGTTCGGCGGAGTGAAGATGTTTTTTTATGACAGGGAATCCATTCATGCAGCATTTGATCAGGCTGGATTATTTGAAATCACTGAAGTGACCGAGAACTACCCTTTCTTTCTCATTAAATGCAGGAAAGGTGGTTAA
- a CDS encoding RNA polymerase sigma-70 factor, translating to MNEEFYITGLLQGNEQVFREIFEKYHTRLCYFASTFLATDQDAEDVVQEAFVKLWQKRADFPDLNSIKAFLYITVKNRCLNIYKHGKVVRKYEGSLEEGWESDAMIRIIESEVLENVFQALEKLPAGCRNVLHLSYFEGMKHKDIANHLQVSVNTVKTQKTRGLHLLKRLLKGSSLTLFLSHYL from the coding sequence ATGAATGAAGAATTTTACATAACAGGTTTACTTCAGGGGAATGAACAGGTTTTTCGTGAGATATTTGAAAAATATCATACACGATTATGCTACTTTGCTTCCACATTCCTGGCTACAGACCAGGATGCGGAAGATGTGGTGCAGGAAGCCTTTGTAAAACTTTGGCAGAAACGTGCGGATTTCCCGGATTTGAATTCGATAAAGGCTTTCCTGTATATCACCGTTAAGAACCGTTGCCTGAACATTTATAAGCATGGTAAAGTAGTGCGTAAATATGAGGGCTCATTAGAAGAAGGATGGGAAAGCGATGCTATGATCCGTATCATTGAATCGGAAGTATTGGAAAATGTATTCCAGGCGCTGGAAAAACTGCCCGCAGGTTGCCGTAATGTACTGCATCTCAGTTATTTTGAAGGAATGAAGCATAAGGATATAGCCAACCATTTACAGGTGTCGGTCAATACCGTAAAAACCCAGAAGACGAGGGGACTTCACCTCCTGAAAAGATTGCTGAAAGGTTCCTCTCTCACCTTATTCCTGAGTCATTATTTGTAA